The Desulfovibrio aminophilus genome contains the following window.
CATCCTCGTGGATTCCCCGCGCCGACACGCCATCTGCGCCCGCTGCCCGGACCGGGGGAACTGCCGGGAGCGCTGCTCCCTCGCCACCCCCATCGTGGACGGCGACGCCCTCTACGGGGTCATCGGGCTGGTCTGCTTCAACGACGCCGACCGCAAGCGCGTGCTCGACTCCCTGGACAGCTACACGGCCTTCATCTCCTTCCTGGCCGACGCCCTGGCCCGCAAGGTGGGCGACCAGAACCGGCTCAACCGCGTGACCCGTTTCCTGGATCTCATGCTGCAGGTGGTGGACGTCCCGGGCCAGGGGCTCATGCTCTTCGACGAGAACGGCCTGCTCACCTACTGCAACACCCCGGCCCGGGAACTCTTCGAACTCATGCCCGAGACCGGCATGGACCTCTCCGCCGTGCAGCGCAGCGGCCAGGGAATCTACGGATTCGAGGAGTTCGAGGTGCGGGCCCCGAACGGCCGCGGCCACTCCCTCCAGGGCCGTTTGCGGGAACTGGACGCCGGGCCCCACGCCAAGGCCACGCTGTTCGTTTTCGAGCTGCCCTCGCGCCTCGCCCAGTTCGTGGGCGATCTCTCGGCCGGGGGCACGGCCGCCGACTTCGGCAACCTCATCGGCGGCTCCCAGGCCATCCGCAAGCTCAAGAGCCAGGCCATGAAGGTGGCGGACTCCAACTCCACAGTGCTCATCACCGGCGAGTCGGGCACGGGCAAGGAACTGCTGGCCCGCGCCATCCACCAGGCCAGCCCGCGCCGCGACTTCCCCTTCATCGCCATCAACTGCGGAAGCATCCCGGAGACGCTCCTGGAGAGCGAGCTGTTCGGCTATGTCGGCGGAGCCTTCACCGGCGCCTCCAACAAGGGCCGCATGGGCAAGTTCGAGCTGGCCGGTGGCGGGGTGATCTTCCTGGACGAAATCTCCTCCACGCCCTTGTACGTGCAGGTCAAGCTCCTGCGCGTCCTGCAGGAGCGCGTCATCGTGCGCCTCGGGTCCAACCGCCAGATCCACGTGGACGTGCGCGTCATCGCCGCCACCAACGAGAACCTGCAGGACTGCATCCGGCGCAACGCCTTCCGCGAAGACCTCTACTACCGCCTCAACGTCATCCCCCTGGACATCCCGCCCCTGCGCGAACGAGCGGGCGACGTGGCCATCCTGGCCGACTTCTTCCTGGACAAGTACTGTGCGCTGTTCCAGAAGCGCAAGCCGCGCCTGCGTTCCTCGGTGCTGCGCGTGCTGGAGGACTACTCCTGGCCCGGCAACGTGCGCGAACTGGAGCACGTGGTGGAATACGCCGTGAACATGATGCCCGAGGACGGCTCCCTGGGGCTCGACTGCCTGCCCGCCCAGTTCCTGGAGGCCCGCCAGGGGACGGAGGGCGCACAGCGCCACCGCGAAGCGCCGCCGGACGGCGACGTGGCCCATCCCTCTCGGGAGCCCGCCGTGGAACCCCTGCGGCTTCTGGAGGAACGGGCCATCCGGGCCGCCCTTGAACGCTATGGCGACAACACGGAGGGCAAGAAGCAGGCAGCCCGGGCATTGGGGCTCAGTCTGGCCACGCTCTACCGGAAAATGGCTGCTTTCTCATTTTGAGAATTCCGTCGGACGTCTTGCTTTCTTCTCTTCTCATTTTGAGAAAATTCTCAATTTGAGAAGAACGCCCTTGCTCCTCGCCTTAAAACAAAATCTAAAAAAATCAAATTATTGCACGGCACGGCAGAGCGGCCCAACGTCTGGCCCCGTTTTTGCTCATTGCCTGAAACGCGGAGGAGGGGATCCGAGAAGGCGGTTCCCGTCGGCTCCGCGACCATTCAACCTGTTACCCTGAGGCGATAATGTCGATTTGGATGCATGCGAATCCCGACCCCAAACCCGCGGGCGAGGGCGCTG
Protein-coding sequences here:
- a CDS encoding sigma 54-interacting transcriptional regulator, with protein sequence MEAEIRPRFRAFRPPGDQDDGRTAITRKTATLADMQAYVQSHADVISHVTGIDVEIMDSDMVRIAGTGMYAPGVGDSMEQAGEVYKEVMRTHETILVDSPRRHAICARCPDRGNCRERCSLATPIVDGDALYGVIGLVCFNDADRKRVLDSLDSYTAFISFLADALARKVGDQNRLNRVTRFLDLMLQVVDVPGQGLMLFDENGLLTYCNTPARELFELMPETGMDLSAVQRSGQGIYGFEEFEVRAPNGRGHSLQGRLRELDAGPHAKATLFVFELPSRLAQFVGDLSAGGTAADFGNLIGGSQAIRKLKSQAMKVADSNSTVLITGESGTGKELLARAIHQASPRRDFPFIAINCGSIPETLLESELFGYVGGAFTGASNKGRMGKFELAGGGVIFLDEISSTPLYVQVKLLRVLQERVIVRLGSNRQIHVDVRVIAATNENLQDCIRRNAFREDLYYRLNVIPLDIPPLRERAGDVAILADFFLDKYCALFQKRKPRLRSSVLRVLEDYSWPGNVRELEHVVEYAVNMMPEDGSLGLDCLPAQFLEARQGTEGAQRHREAPPDGDVAHPSREPAVEPLRLLEERAIRAALERYGDNTEGKKQAARALGLSLATLYRKMAAFSF